A single region of the Streptomyces sp. NBC_00236 genome encodes:
- a CDS encoding PhoH family protein, whose amino-acid sequence MTQTPTQPQARAHISIPAAHPMVMLLGAGDSLLRVIEAAFPAADIHVRGNDINATGDTADIALIQRLFDEMVLVLRTGQPMTEDAVERSIAMLKATENGKADGTETPAEVLTQNILSSRGRTIRPKTLNQKRYVDAIDKHTIVFGIGPAGTGKTYLAMAKAVQALQSKQVSRIILTRPAVEAGERLGFLPGTLFDKIDPYLRPLYDALHDMLDPDSIPRLMAAGTIEVAPLAYMRGRTLNDAFIILDEAQNTSAEQMKMFLTRLGFDSKIVVTGDVTQVDLPNGTKSGLRQVQDILDGIDDVHFSRLTSQDVVRHKLVGRIVDAYEKYDSQGDQDGQAGKGHGRRNGKQ is encoded by the coding sequence ATGACTCAGACACCCACACAGCCGCAGGCGCGAGCCCACATCAGCATTCCGGCCGCTCACCCGATGGTGATGCTGCTGGGAGCGGGCGACTCGCTGCTGCGCGTGATCGAAGCGGCGTTCCCGGCGGCCGATATCCACGTCCGGGGCAATGACATAAACGCGACGGGCGACACGGCGGACATCGCCCTGATCCAGCGCCTGTTCGACGAGATGGTGCTGGTGCTCCGCACCGGTCAGCCGATGACGGAGGACGCCGTGGAACGGTCGATCGCGATGCTCAAGGCCACCGAGAACGGCAAGGCGGACGGCACCGAGACGCCGGCCGAGGTGCTCACGCAGAACATCCTCTCCAGCCGCGGCCGCACGATCCGCCCCAAGACGCTCAACCAGAAGCGGTACGTCGACGCGATCGACAAGCACACGATCGTCTTCGGCATCGGCCCCGCCGGTACCGGCAAGACGTACCTCGCCATGGCCAAGGCGGTCCAGGCCCTGCAGTCCAAGCAGGTCAGCCGGATCATCCTGACCCGCCCCGCGGTCGAGGCCGGTGAGCGGCTCGGCTTCCTGCCCGGCACGCTCTTCGACAAGATCGACCCGTATCTGCGCCCGCTCTACGACGCCCTGCACGACATGCTCGACCCGGACTCGATCCCGCGGCTGATGGCGGCGGGCACGATCGAGGTGGCGCCGCTGGCGTACATGCGTGGACGGACGCTGAACGACGCGTTCATCATCCTGGACGAGGCGCAGAACACCAGCGCCGAGCAGATGAAGATGTTCCTGACCCGGCTCGGCTTCGACTCGAAGATCGTCGTGACCGGTGACGTCACCCAGGTCGACCTCCCGAACGGCACCAAGAGCGGTCTGCGTCAGGTGCAGGACATCCTCGACGGCATCGACGACGTGCACTTCTCCCGGCTCACGTCCCAGGATGTCGTCCGGCACAAGCTGGTCGGCCGTATCGTCGACGCGTACGAGAAGTACGACAGCCAGGGCGACCAGGACGGCCAGGCCGGCAAGGGTCATGGCCGACGCAACGGGAAGCAGTAG
- a CDS encoding carbohydrate kinase family protein, producing the protein MSADMPDIDPLDGLRAPQDPDCDVFLTGTVFLDIIFTGLDSAPVRGTESWARGMGSSPGGVANMATALARLGLHTSLAAAFGDDHYGEYCWDALEQGEGIDLSLSHTVRGWHSPVTVSMAYEGERTMVSHGHEAPPPPAFAPPGAPAASPRCPPRSRAAIASLAPGRSEPWVATAAHRGALVFADVGWDETGRWDLDGLTDLEHCQAFLPNAEEAMRYTRTDCPRAAAHALAERVPLAVVTLGAEGAYAVDAATGTTAEVPAIAVEALDPTGAGDVFVAGFVTGTLANWPLADRLAFAGLTAALSVQEFGGSLSAPGWAEIAAWWQRIRTLSGQDPAALQRYAFLQDLLPASARPWPLRRAVPTIGFRP; encoded by the coding sequence GTGAGCGCTGACATGCCGGACATCGACCCGCTGGACGGGCTGCGCGCCCCGCAGGACCCCGACTGCGACGTCTTCCTCACCGGCACGGTCTTCCTCGACATCATCTTCACCGGCCTGGACAGCGCCCCGGTGCGCGGCACCGAGTCCTGGGCCCGCGGCATGGGATCCAGCCCCGGCGGGGTCGCCAACATGGCCACCGCGCTCGCCCGCCTCGGCCTCCACACCTCACTCGCCGCGGCGTTCGGCGACGACCACTACGGCGAGTACTGCTGGGACGCCCTCGAACAGGGCGAGGGCATCGACCTGTCCCTCTCGCACACCGTGCGCGGCTGGCACTCCCCGGTGACCGTCTCGATGGCGTACGAAGGCGAGCGGACGATGGTCTCGCACGGCCACGAGGCCCCGCCCCCGCCCGCGTTCGCACCCCCCGGGGCCCCCGCCGCCTCACCCAGGTGCCCGCCCCGGTCCCGCGCCGCCATCGCCTCGCTCGCGCCCGGCCGCAGCGAACCCTGGGTCGCCACGGCGGCCCACCGGGGCGCCCTGGTCTTCGCCGATGTCGGCTGGGACGAGACCGGCCGCTGGGACCTCGACGGCCTGACCGACCTGGAGCACTGCCAGGCCTTCCTCCCCAACGCCGAGGAGGCCATGCGCTACACCCGCACGGACTGCCCCCGCGCCGCCGCACACGCGCTCGCCGAACGGGTCCCGCTCGCCGTCGTCACCCTCGGCGCCGAGGGTGCGTACGCGGTCGACGCGGCCACCGGGACCACCGCCGAGGTCCCCGCGATCGCCGTCGAGGCGCTGGACCCGACCGGTGCGGGCGACGTCTTCGTCGCCGGCTTCGTCACCGGAACCCTCGCCAACTGGCCCCTCGCCGACCGCCTCGCCTTCGCCGGCCTCACCGCCGCCCTCTCCGTCCAGGAGTTCGGCGGCTCGCTCTCGGCCCCCGGCTGGGCGGAGATCGCCGCCTGGTGGCAGCGGATCCGCACCCTCAGCGGTCAGGACCCGGCCGCACTCCAGCGGTACGCCTTCCTCCAGGACCTGCTCCCCGCCTCCGCCCGCCCCTGGCCGCTGCGCCGGGCCGTCCCGACGATCGGTTTCCGTCCGTAG
- a CDS encoding MFS transporter yields MSSRPRAAWPLVAVFTAGYLAAYLLPTIVGRLSVYLGLSTAEAGLVGSALLLSSASAGFCLAGRVETYGPRRPARIGLVLAVLGYGCAALAGSVPLVVLGAVVGGFGSGTATAVAAAGIAAQRDPHRTSSLGLLSVSATAGALYLTIPHLGGGHRLPFASIALVALLVWPATSRLGNPVPAGPAVPASGRLPHRRSGLVLAGGMLVWSMAQNALWGVSSRIGVDQVGLSEVTIGAVFAAALGAGLLGVMGAGVLGARLGRAVPIGLGTVIIAASIVLSSSAGDLGSFATGEILWNTVYPVVLSYLIGLAASLDVRGRWAVLAGSASSVGVACGPVLGSVLSEGAGFPVMGMILGAVTLLVAVPVTAVALHTGGRPLVPGSVRRRGGAPAALLAVTTGAVPGAVPKLGAPEQAVTEISLPALRRRRLVRSAFRTAGPSGGGQSNAYASTSDR; encoded by the coding sequence ATGTCCTCGCGCCCTCGCGCCGCGTGGCCTCTGGTTGCCGTGTTCACCGCCGGTTACCTCGCCGCCTATCTGCTCCCCACCATCGTGGGACGGCTCTCCGTCTATCTGGGTCTCAGCACGGCCGAGGCCGGTCTGGTCGGCAGCGCCCTGCTGCTGAGTTCGGCCTCGGCCGGCTTCTGCCTGGCGGGCCGCGTGGAGACGTACGGGCCGCGCAGACCGGCACGGATCGGGCTGGTGCTGGCCGTGCTGGGGTACGGCTGCGCCGCGCTGGCGGGTTCCGTGCCGCTGGTGGTCCTGGGTGCCGTGGTCGGCGGCTTCGGTTCCGGTACGGCGACCGCGGTGGCCGCGGCGGGCATCGCCGCCCAGCGCGATCCGCACCGGACGTCGTCCCTGGGGCTGCTGAGCGTCTCGGCGACCGCGGGCGCCCTGTATCTGACGATCCCGCACCTGGGCGGCGGCCACCGGCTGCCGTTCGCGTCGATCGCCCTGGTCGCGCTGCTCGTCTGGCCGGCCACCTCCCGGCTCGGCAACCCCGTCCCGGCCGGTCCGGCCGTCCCCGCGTCGGGGCGGCTGCCGCACCGCCGTTCGGGCCTGGTGCTGGCGGGCGGCATGCTCGTCTGGTCGATGGCGCAGAACGCGCTGTGGGGCGTCAGCAGCCGCATCGGCGTGGACCAGGTCGGCCTCTCCGAGGTCACCATCGGGGCGGTGTTCGCCGCCGCGCTGGGCGCCGGGCTGCTCGGCGTCATGGGCGCCGGGGTGCTGGGGGCCCGGCTCGGGCGGGCGGTGCCGATCGGCCTGGGCACCGTGATCATCGCGGCGAGCATCGTGCTCAGTTCGTCGGCCGGGGACCTCGGTTCGTTCGCGACCGGCGAGATCCTGTGGAACACCGTGTATCCGGTGGTCCTGTCGTATCTGATCGGCCTGGCCGCGTCCCTGGACGTGCGCGGCCGCTGGGCGGTCCTGGCGGGCTCGGCCTCGTCGGTCGGCGTGGCCTGCGGTCCGGTGCTCGGCAGTGTGCTGTCCGAGGGGGCCGGCTTCCCGGTCATGGGGATGATCCTGGGCGCCGTGACCCTGCTCGTCGCGGTTCCGGTGACGGCGGTGGCCCTACACACCGGTGGCCGTCCGCTGGTGCCGGGCTCGGTGCGCCGCAGGGGCGGCGCTCCGGCGGCCCTGCTCGCGGTCACCACCGGTGCGGTGCCCGGGGCGGTGCCGAAGCTGGGCGCGCCCGAGCAGGCCGTCACGGAGATCAGCCTGCCCGCGCTGCGCCGCAGGCGCCTGGTCAGGAGCGCCTTCCGGACGGCCGGCCCGTCGGGCGGCGGTCAGTCGAACGCGTACGCCTCGACCTCCGACAGGTAG
- a CDS encoding adenosine deaminase, with the protein MHLPKAELHLHIEGTLEPELAFALAARNGVRLPYADTEELRTAYLFDDLQSFLNLYYALMAVLRTEDDFTDLADAYLARAAAQGVRHAEIFFDPQAHTARGVAIGTVVEGLGRALERSEEKHGISTQLIMCFLRDQSAESALETLEAAKPHLHRISAVGLDSAEVGHPPAKFREVYAAAEALGLRKVAHAGEEGPPAYITEALDVLGVERIDHGLRCMEDPELVKRLVADRVPLTLCPLSNVRLRAIDTLEEHPLRAMMDAGLLCTVNSDDPAYFGGYVGDTFHAVHEALGLEREQLRTLARNSFEAAFLDHDEERRARYLSEVEAYAFD; encoded by the coding sequence GTGCACCTCCCCAAGGCCGAACTCCACCTCCACATCGAAGGAACCCTCGAACCCGAGCTGGCCTTCGCACTCGCCGCGCGCAACGGCGTGCGACTGCCCTACGCGGACACCGAGGAACTGCGCACCGCCTACCTCTTCGACGATCTGCAGAGCTTCCTGAACCTGTACTACGCGCTGATGGCGGTGCTGCGGACCGAGGACGACTTCACCGACCTCGCCGACGCCTACCTCGCGCGCGCCGCCGCCCAGGGCGTGCGCCACGCGGAGATCTTCTTCGACCCGCAGGCGCACACGGCCCGGGGCGTTGCCATCGGCACCGTCGTCGAGGGACTCGGCCGGGCGCTGGAACGCAGCGAGGAGAAGCACGGCATCTCCACCCAGCTGATCATGTGCTTCCTGCGCGACCAGTCCGCCGAATCGGCGCTGGAGACCCTGGAGGCAGCCAAGCCGCACCTGCACCGGATCAGCGCCGTCGGCCTGGACTCCGCCGAGGTCGGCCACCCGCCCGCCAAGTTCCGCGAGGTGTACGCGGCCGCAGAGGCGCTCGGACTGCGCAAGGTCGCCCACGCCGGCGAGGAGGGCCCGCCCGCGTACATCACCGAGGCGCTCGACGTGCTCGGCGTGGAGCGCATCGACCACGGGCTGCGCTGCATGGAGGACCCGGAGCTGGTGAAGCGGCTGGTCGCCGACCGGGTGCCGCTCACCCTCTGCCCGCTGTCCAACGTACGGCTGCGCGCCATCGACACCCTGGAGGAGCACCCGCTGCGGGCCATGATGGACGCCGGGCTGCTCTGCACGGTGAACTCCGACGACCCCGCCTACTTCGGCGGGTACGTCGGGGACACCTTCCACGCCGTCCACGAGGCGCTCGGCCTGGAGCGCGAGCAGCTGCGCACCCTGGCGCGCAACTCCTTCGAGGCGGCCTTCCTCGACCACGACGAGGAGCGCAGGGCGCGCTACCTGTCGGAGGTCGAGGCGTACGCGTTCGACTGA
- a CDS encoding ribonuclease Z, with amino-acid sequence MSVRELVVLGTASQVPTRHRNHNGYLLRWDGEGILFDPGEGTQRQMLRAGVAAHDIDRICVTHFHGDHSLGLAGVIQRINLDQVPHPVTAHYPASGQHFFERLRYATAYRESVELTEAPVAADGPLATTDTYTLSSHKLSHPVESYGYRLVEPDGRRMLPARLAEHGIAGPDVGRLQREGTLGGVTLDDVSERRRGQRFAFIMDTRLCDGVYALAEGCDMLVIESTFLDEDEKLATDHGHLTAGQAARAAREAGVRHLVLTHFSQRYPDPEAFGAQARAAGFDGELTVAQDLMRVPVPSRHP; translated from the coding sequence GTGTCCGTACGCGAACTCGTCGTCCTCGGAACCGCCAGCCAGGTCCCGACCCGGCACCGCAACCACAACGGCTACCTGCTTCGCTGGGACGGCGAGGGCATCCTCTTCGACCCCGGTGAGGGCACCCAGCGCCAGATGTTGCGGGCCGGCGTGGCCGCGCACGACATCGACCGGATCTGCGTCACGCACTTCCACGGCGACCACTCGCTCGGCCTGGCCGGGGTGATCCAGCGGATCAACCTCGACCAGGTCCCGCACCCCGTCACCGCCCACTACCCGGCGAGCGGACAGCACTTCTTCGAACGGCTCCGGTACGCCACCGCCTACCGCGAGTCCGTCGAGCTGACCGAGGCCCCGGTCGCCGCCGACGGGCCGCTGGCCACCACGGACACGTACACCCTCAGCAGCCACAAGCTCTCGCACCCCGTCGAGTCGTACGGCTACCGGCTGGTCGAGCCCGACGGGCGGCGCATGCTGCCCGCGAGGCTCGCCGAGCACGGCATCGCCGGACCGGACGTCGGCCGGCTCCAGCGCGAGGGCACCCTCGGCGGCGTCACCCTCGACGACGTCTCCGAGCGCAGGCGCGGACAGCGGTTCGCGTTCATCATGGACACCAGGCTGTGCGACGGCGTGTACGCACTCGCCGAGGGGTGCGACATGCTGGTCATCGAGTCGACCTTCCTCGACGAGGACGAGAAACTGGCCACCGACCACGGCCACCTGACCGCCGGCCAGGCGGCCCGGGCCGCGCGGGAGGCAGGCGTACGGCACCTCGTGCTCACGCACTTCTCCCAGCGCTACCCGGACCCGGAGGCCTTCGGGGCCCAGGCCCGGGCGGCCGGATTCGACGGCGAACTGACCGTCGCCCAGGACCTGATGAGGGTCCCGGTACCGAGCCGTCACCCGTAA
- a CDS encoding histidine triad nucleotide-binding protein, producing MAGEPQPDCLFCKIVSGEIPATIVRETDTTVAFRDINPQAPTHVLVIPRVHHPDAASLATAEPQILADVLREAGQVAADEKVDGTGYRVVFNTGAGAGQTVFHAHAHVLAGRGLQWPPG from the coding sequence ATGGCAGGAGAACCGCAGCCCGACTGCCTGTTCTGCAAGATCGTCTCGGGTGAGATCCCGGCCACCATCGTCCGGGAGACCGACACCACCGTCGCCTTCCGCGACATCAACCCCCAGGCCCCCACCCACGTCCTGGTCATCCCCCGCGTCCACCACCCCGACGCCGCGTCCCTCGCCACCGCCGAGCCGCAGATCCTCGCCGACGTGCTGCGGGAGGCCGGACAGGTCGCCGCCGACGAGAAGGTGGACGGGACCGGGTACCGGGTCGTGTTCAACACCGGCGCCGGAGCCGGGCAGACGGTCTTCCACGCCCACGCCCACGTCCTGGCCGGCCGCGGCCTCCAGTGGCCCCCCGGCTAG
- a CDS encoding S41 family peptidase encodes MTQPSYLRYPHVQGDSIAFTAEDDVWLAPLDGGRAWRVSADNRPVTQPRISPDGTLVAWTSTRDGAPEVHLAPADGGPSRRLTHWGDARTAVRGWTPDGEVLVTSTQGQVSLRRSWARAVPVDGGPARTLPYGPVGSLAYGPGGRVLLLSATMGREAATWKRYRGGTAGKLWIAAEGDPAEFVRVHEELDGNIECPMWVGDRIAFLSDHEGVGALYSSLPDGTELRRHTGVEGFYARHASTDGTRVAYASAGELLLLDSLESDAPRRLDIRLGGQRADLQPHPVHAGSHLHTASPDRTGRGSAVGSRGAVHWVTHREGPARALAVEPGVRARLPHTFQADGEQHVVWVTDAEGEDALECAPATGTSPGAVPRRLAVGRLGRVLDLVPAPDGSRFAVAAHDGRVLIVERESGEIHEVDRSEHGDASGLVFSPDSAWLAWSHPGPEPLSQLKLAHLADLSVSEATPLRFRDFAPAFTTDGKHLAFLSERAFDPIYDTHVFDMAFIGACRPHLLTLAATTPSPFGPQLHGRPTEKEKGGDGEDNPTALPVTRIDLDGLADRIVPLPVEAASYSSLRAAKDGLLWLRHPVTGVLGTSAATPDAHGPETALERYDLEKLRCEELASDVSRFAVSGDGKRLVLHSHGKLRVVPSDSRVSGGDDDSDDGNVTVDLSRVRRTLDPAAEWRQMYDEAGRIMRDNFWRPDMAGIDWDGVLDRYRPVLERVATHDDLIDLLWEVQGELGTSHAYVTPAGGWRDDSARQGLLGADLSRADDGRWRIDRILPSETSDPAARAPLAAPGVAVRPGDAIVAVDGHPVDPLTGPAPLLTGSAGKPVELTVSPVDGGDPRHVVVVPIADEEALRYHAWVAGRRAHVHEQSGGRLGYLHVPDMVGSGWAQIHRDLRTEVAREGLVVDVRENRGGHTSQLVVEKLARRIVGWDQPRGMRPSSYPGDAPRGPVVAVANEFSGSDGDIVSAAIKALNIGPVVGVRTWGGVVGIDSRYRLVDGTLVTQPKYAFWLEGYGWGVENHGVDPDVEVVMAPQDHAAGRDPQLDEAIRIALESLTRTPAKTAPELPGTE; translated from the coding sequence GTGACACAGCCTTCCTACCTCCGGTACCCCCATGTCCAGGGCGACTCGATCGCCTTCACCGCCGAGGACGACGTCTGGCTCGCGCCGCTCGACGGCGGTCGAGCCTGGCGTGTCAGCGCCGACAACCGTCCCGTCACCCAGCCCCGGATATCTCCCGACGGCACCCTCGTCGCCTGGACGTCCACCCGGGACGGGGCACCCGAGGTGCATCTCGCCCCCGCCGACGGAGGCCCCTCCCGGCGGCTGACCCACTGGGGCGACGCGCGGACCGCCGTACGGGGCTGGACTCCCGACGGCGAGGTGCTGGTCACCAGCACCCAGGGCCAGGTCTCGCTCCGGCGCTCATGGGCCCGTGCCGTCCCGGTCGACGGCGGTCCCGCACGGACCCTGCCGTACGGACCGGTCGGCTCCCTCGCGTACGGTCCCGGCGGCCGGGTCCTGCTGCTCTCGGCCACCATGGGGCGCGAGGCCGCCACCTGGAAGCGCTACCGGGGCGGCACGGCCGGCAAGCTCTGGATCGCGGCCGAGGGCGACCCGGCGGAGTTCGTACGCGTCCACGAGGAGCTCGACGGGAACATCGAGTGCCCGATGTGGGTCGGTGACCGCATCGCCTTCCTCTCCGACCACGAAGGCGTCGGCGCGCTGTACTCCTCGCTCCCCGACGGCACCGAGCTGCGCCGGCACACCGGCGTCGAAGGCTTCTACGCCCGGCACGCCAGCACCGACGGCACCCGCGTCGCCTACGCGTCCGCCGGTGAACTGTTGCTCCTGGACAGCCTGGAGAGCGACGCACCCCGCCGCCTCGACATCCGGCTCGGCGGCCAGCGCGCCGACCTCCAGCCGCACCCCGTGCACGCCGGCAGCCACCTGCACACCGCGTCGCCCGACCGCACCGGCCGCGGCAGCGCCGTCGGGTCCCGGGGCGCCGTCCACTGGGTTACCCACCGCGAGGGCCCCGCCCGCGCGCTGGCCGTCGAACCCGGCGTACGGGCCAGGCTGCCGCACACCTTCCAGGCCGACGGCGAGCAGCACGTCGTCTGGGTCACCGACGCCGAGGGCGAGGACGCACTGGAGTGCGCACCCGCCACCGGGACCAGCCCCGGCGCCGTACCGCGCCGCCTCGCCGTGGGCCGCCTCGGCCGGGTCCTCGACCTGGTCCCCGCGCCCGACGGCAGCCGGTTCGCCGTCGCCGCGCACGACGGGCGCGTCCTGATCGTCGAGCGGGAGAGCGGCGAGATCCACGAGGTCGACCGCAGCGAGCACGGCGACGCCTCCGGCCTCGTCTTCTCGCCCGACTCCGCCTGGCTCGCCTGGTCGCACCCCGGCCCCGAACCGCTCAGCCAGCTCAAGCTCGCACACCTCGCCGACCTTTCGGTGTCCGAGGCCACCCCGCTGCGCTTCCGGGACTTCGCACCCGCCTTCACCACCGACGGAAAGCACCTGGCCTTCCTCTCCGAGCGGGCCTTCGACCCGATCTACGACACCCACGTCTTCGACATGGCGTTCATCGGCGCCTGCCGGCCGCACCTGCTGACGCTCGCCGCGACCACCCCCTCCCCGTTCGGACCGCAGCTCCACGGCCGCCCGACCGAGAAGGAGAAGGGCGGCGACGGCGAGGACAACCCCACGGCGCTCCCCGTCACCCGCATCGACCTGGACGGCCTCGCCGACCGGATCGTGCCGCTGCCCGTCGAGGCCGCCAGCTACTCCTCGCTGCGGGCCGCGAAGGACGGGCTGCTGTGGCTGCGCCACCCGGTGACCGGAGTGCTCGGCACGAGCGCCGCCACCCCCGACGCCCACGGCCCCGAGACCGCCCTGGAGCGGTACGACCTGGAAAAACTCCGCTGCGAGGAACTCGCCTCCGACGTCAGCCGGTTCGCGGTCAGCGGCGACGGCAAGCGCCTGGTCCTGCACAGCCACGGCAAACTGCGCGTCGTCCCGTCCGACAGCCGCGTGTCCGGCGGCGACGACGACAGCGACGACGGCAACGTCACCGTCGACCTCTCCCGCGTCCGCCGTACCCTCGACCCGGCCGCCGAATGGCGCCAGATGTACGACGAGGCCGGCCGCATCATGCGGGACAACTTCTGGCGGCCCGACATGGCCGGCATCGACTGGGACGGCGTCCTGGACCGCTACCGGCCCGTCCTGGAGCGCGTCGCCACCCACGACGACCTCATCGACCTCCTGTGGGAGGTCCAGGGCGAACTGGGCACCTCGCACGCCTACGTGACCCCCGCCGGCGGCTGGCGCGACGACTCCGCCCGGCAGGGCCTGCTCGGCGCCGACCTCTCCCGCGCGGACGACGGGAGGTGGCGCATCGACCGCATCCTGCCGTCCGAGACCTCCGACCCCGCCGCCCGGGCGCCGCTCGCCGCGCCCGGTGTCGCCGTCCGGCCGGGTGACGCGATCGTGGCCGTCGACGGACACCCCGTCGACCCGCTCACCGGCCCCGCGCCGCTGCTCACCGGCTCGGCCGGCAAACCCGTCGAGCTGACCGTCTCGCCGGTCGACGGCGGTGACCCGCGCCACGTCGTCGTCGTGCCGATCGCCGACGAGGAGGCGCTGCGCTACCACGCGTGGGTCGCCGGCCGGCGCGCCCATGTGCACGAGCAGTCCGGCGGCCGCCTCGGCTATCTCCATGTGCCCGACATGGTCGGCTCCGGCTGGGCGCAGATCCACCGCGACCTGCGTACCGAGGTCGCCCGCGAGGGCCTGGTCGTGGACGTACGGGAGAACCGCGGCGGCCACACCTCGCAGCTGGTGGTGGAGAAACTGGCCCGCCGCATCGTCGGCTGGGACCAGCCCCGCGGCATGCGGCCCTCCAGCTACCCGGGCGACGCCCCGCGCGGCCCGGTCGTGGCCGTCGCGAACGAGTTCTCCGGCTCGGACGGCGACATCGTGAGCGCGGCGATCAAGGCGCTGAACATCGGCCCCGTGGTCGGCGTACGCACCTGGGGCGGCGTGGTGGGCATCGACAGCCGGTACCGGCTCGTCGACGGCACGCTGGTCACCCAGCCCAAGTACGCCTTCTGGCTGGAGGGGTACGGGTGGGGCGTCGAGAACCACGGCGTCGACCCCGACGTCGAGGTCGTCATGGCGCCGCAGGATCATGCGGCGGGCCGGGACCCGCAGTTGGACGAGGCGATCCGGATCGCGCTGGAGTCGCTGACGCGGACACCGGCGAAGACGGCGCCGGAGCTGCCCGGGACGGAGTGA
- a CDS encoding 16S rRNA (uracil(1498)-N(3))-methyltransferase, translating into MTAPVFVVDRMPQGPGFVLEGPEGRHAVSVKRLRAGEDVVLTDGQGYWAEGVVMAAEGKDRLVITDLESVHEEPRPDVRITVVQALPKGDRGELAVETMTETGVDAIVPWQAARCITQWKGDRGLKSLAKWRSTVREAGKQSRRVRFPDVAGAMTTKQVSALLATADFAAVLHEDQDYDSEPLATVELPEEGEIVLVVGPEGGVSPDELAVFAAAGARTCRLGPTVLRTSTAGTAATALLLGRTGRWS; encoded by the coding sequence GTGACGGCACCCGTCTTCGTCGTCGACCGGATGCCACAGGGGCCCGGGTTCGTCCTGGAGGGCCCCGAGGGCCGGCACGCCGTCTCGGTGAAACGCCTGCGCGCCGGTGAGGACGTCGTCCTGACGGACGGTCAGGGGTACTGGGCGGAGGGCGTCGTGATGGCCGCCGAGGGCAAGGACCGGTTGGTGATCACCGATCTGGAGTCCGTCCACGAGGAGCCCCGCCCGGACGTCCGCATCACCGTCGTGCAGGCGCTGCCCAAGGGAGACCGTGGCGAGCTCGCCGTCGAGACGATGACGGAGACGGGCGTCGACGCGATCGTGCCGTGGCAGGCCGCGCGCTGCATCACGCAGTGGAAGGGCGACCGCGGCCTCAAGTCCCTGGCGAAGTGGCGCAGTACGGTCCGCGAGGCCGGCAAGCAGTCGCGCCGGGTCCGCTTCCCGGACGTGGCGGGTGCGATGACGACCAAACAGGTTTCCGCACTTCTGGCCACCGCCGACTTCGCGGCCGTGCTGCACGAGGACCAGGACTACGACAGCGAGCCGCTGGCCACCGTCGAACTGCCCGAGGAGGGCGAGATCGTGCTGGTCGTGGGCCCCGAAGGGGGCGTGTCGCCCGACGAGTTGGCCGTCTTCGCCGCCGCCGGTGCCCGCACCTGCCGGCTCGGTCCGACCGTACTGCGCACCTCGACGGCCGGCACCGCTGCGACAGCGCTGCTGCTGGGGCGCACGGGCCGCTGGTCGTAG
- a CDS encoding nitronate monooxygenase, whose translation MSSALTDLCRFPIVQAPMAGGASCPQLVAAVAEAGGLGFLAAGYKTADGMYNEIKQVRGLTGQPFGVNLFMPQPNLADPAAVEVYRHQLAGETSWYETPLGDTDACGDDGYEAKLAILLEDPVPVVSFTFGCPSRDTLDAFAAAGTYTVVTVTSPEEAQAAQWAGADAVCAQGVEAGGHQSTFRDDPQADGTGTGLLCLVAQVRETVQIPVIAAGGLMRGSQIAAVLAAGADAAQLGTAFLVSPESGAHLLHKQALTNPLFVRTTLTRAFSGRPARGLVNRFVREHGPYAPAAYPQVHHLTSALRKAAAKAGDAQGMALWAGQGHRMARELPAGRLVRLLAEELDAARTALSTRSTQ comes from the coding sequence ATGTCATCCGCGTTGACCGATCTCTGCCGGTTTCCGATCGTGCAGGCCCCGATGGCGGGCGGAGCCTCCTGTCCGCAGCTCGTCGCGGCCGTCGCCGAGGCCGGCGGGCTCGGCTTCCTGGCCGCCGGGTACAAGACCGCGGACGGCATGTACAACGAGATCAAGCAGGTGCGCGGGCTCACCGGCCAGCCGTTCGGCGTCAACCTCTTCATGCCGCAGCCGAACCTCGCCGACCCGGCGGCCGTCGAGGTGTACCGGCACCAGCTCGCGGGCGAGACCTCCTGGTACGAGACCCCGCTCGGTGACACGGACGCCTGCGGCGACGACGGCTACGAGGCCAAGCTCGCCATCCTGCTGGAGGACCCGGTCCCGGTCGTCTCCTTCACCTTCGGCTGCCCCTCCCGCGACACCCTCGACGCGTTCGCCGCGGCGGGTACGTACACCGTCGTCACGGTCACCTCGCCCGAGGAGGCCCAGGCCGCCCAGTGGGCGGGCGCCGACGCCGTCTGCGCCCAGGGCGTCGAGGCGGGCGGCCACCAGTCCACGTTCCGCGACGACCCGCAGGCCGACGGCACCGGCACCGGGCTGCTCTGCCTGGTGGCCCAGGTCCGCGAGACCGTGCAGATACCGGTCATCGCCGCGGGCGGCCTGATGCGCGGCTCCCAGATCGCCGCGGTGCTGGCGGCGGGCGCCGATGCCGCGCAGCTCGGCACCGCCTTCCTGGTCTCCCCCGAATCGGGCGCCCATCTGCTGCACAAGCAGGCCCTGACCAACCCGCTGTTCGTCCGCACCACCCTGACCCGGGCCTTCTCGGGCCGCCCGGCCCGCGGCCTGGTCAACCGCTTCGTGCGCGAGCACGGACCGTACGCCCCCGCCGCCTATCCGCAGGTGCACCATCTGACGTCCGCGCTGCGCAAGGCGGCGGCCAAGGCCGGGGACGCGCAGGGCATGGCACTGTGGGCGGGGCAGGGGCACCGGATGGCACGCGAACTGCCCGCGGGCCGGCTGGTCAGGCTGCTCGCCGAGGAACTGGACGCCGCACGGACGGCACTGAGCACGAGGAGTACACAGTGA